In Acidovorax sp. GBBC 1281, a single window of DNA contains:
- the secA gene encoding preprotein translocase subunit SecA — MATNFLTKLFGSRNDRLLKQYRKTVARINAMEPDYEKLSDEALRAKTAEFKERVSKGESLDDLLPEAFAVVREGSKRIMKMRHFDVQLLGGMALHYGKISEMRTGEGKTLTATLPVYLNALSGDGVHVVTVNDYLANRDAQWMGRLYNFLGLTVGINLPQAPREEKQAAYQADITYGTNNEYGFDYLRDNMVYESRDRVQRGLNFAIVDEVDSILIDEARTPLIISGQAEDHTAMYIAMNEVVPLLVRQEGEADPRTGEGVTKPGDFTLDEKTHQVFLTEQGHETAERVLASRGLIAEGASLYDPANITLMHHLYAALRANHLYHRDQHYVVQEGEIVIVDEFTGRLMSGRRWSEGLHQAVEAKEGVGIQAENQTLASITFQNYFRLYKKLAGMTGTADTEAYEFQEIYGLETVVIPPNRPSKRNDQLDRVYKTTREKYEAAIKDIRECHERGQPVLVGTTSIENSEIIDQLLQKENLPHQVLNAKQHAREADIVAQAGRAGMITIATNMAGRGTDIVLGGNIEKALAAIESDESLDEATKESRVAEVRAQWTRDHEKIKELGGLRIIATERHESRRIDNQLRGRSGRQGDPGSSRFYLSLDDSLMRIFAGDRVKAIMDRLKMPDGEAIEAGIVTRSIESAQRKVEARNFDVRKQLLEYDDVSNDQRKVIYQQRNEILDATDLSGLIANMQEDCLTDLVRQYVPAESVEEQWDLQALEKSLAEDWQIQLPLKQEVDSAHAITDDEILEKVLTAGKAAFQAKLELVGQENFNQFERAVLLQSFDSNWRDHLAALDYLRQGIHLRGYAQKQPKQEYKREAFELFRQLIDQVKNEVTKILMTVQVQSPAQLDEAAEALESRAEKIANVTYTAPTETGEVEVRSEAAMAAGALAGEVPRVGRNDPCPCGSGKKYKSCHGRLD; from the coding sequence ATGGCCACCAATTTCCTCACCAAATTATTCGGCAGCCGCAATGACCGGCTCCTCAAGCAATACCGCAAGACGGTGGCCCGCATCAATGCGATGGAGCCCGACTACGAAAAGCTGAGTGACGAGGCGCTACGCGCCAAGACCGCCGAGTTCAAGGAACGTGTCTCCAAAGGCGAATCGCTGGACGATCTGCTGCCAGAGGCTTTCGCCGTGGTTCGCGAAGGCTCCAAGCGCATCATGAAAATGCGCCACTTCGACGTGCAGTTGCTGGGCGGCATGGCGCTGCATTACGGCAAGATTTCGGAAATGCGCACCGGCGAAGGCAAGACGCTGACCGCCACGCTGCCGGTCTACCTGAATGCGCTGTCCGGCGACGGTGTGCACGTGGTGACGGTCAACGACTACCTCGCCAACCGCGATGCCCAGTGGATGGGGCGCCTGTACAACTTCCTGGGCCTGACCGTCGGCATCAACCTGCCGCAGGCCCCGCGCGAGGAAAAGCAGGCCGCCTACCAGGCCGACATCACCTACGGCACCAACAACGAGTACGGCTTCGACTACCTGCGCGACAACATGGTGTACGAGTCGCGCGACCGGGTGCAGCGCGGGCTGAACTTCGCCATCGTCGATGAGGTGGACTCGATCCTGATCGACGAGGCGCGCACGCCGCTCATCATCAGCGGCCAGGCCGAAGACCACACGGCGATGTACATCGCCATGAACGAGGTGGTGCCGCTGCTGGTGCGCCAAGAAGGCGAGGCCGATCCGCGCACCGGCGAGGGCGTCACCAAGCCGGGCGATTTCACGCTCGACGAAAAGACGCACCAGGTGTTCCTGACCGAGCAGGGCCATGAAACCGCCGAGCGCGTTCTTGCCAGCCGCGGCTTGATCGCCGAAGGCGCATCGCTCTACGACCCGGCCAACATCACGCTCATGCACCACCTGTATGCGGCGCTGCGGGCCAACCACCTCTACCACCGCGACCAGCACTATGTGGTGCAGGAAGGCGAGATCGTCATCGTGGACGAGTTCACCGGCCGCCTCATGTCGGGCCGCCGCTGGAGCGAAGGCCTGCACCAGGCCGTCGAGGCCAAGGAAGGCGTGGGCATCCAGGCCGAGAACCAGACGCTGGCATCCATCACGTTCCAGAACTATTTCCGGCTGTACAAGAAGTTGGCGGGCATGACCGGAACGGCCGACACCGAGGCCTATGAATTCCAGGAAATCTACGGCCTGGAAACCGTGGTGATTCCTCCGAACCGCCCGAGCAAGCGCAACGACCAGCTGGACCGCGTGTACAAGACCACGCGCGAAAAATACGAAGCGGCGATCAAGGACATCCGCGAGTGCCATGAGCGCGGCCAGCCCGTGCTGGTAGGCACCACGTCGATCGAGAACTCCGAAATCATCGACCAGTTGCTGCAAAAGGAAAACCTGCCCCACCAGGTGCTGAACGCCAAGCAGCATGCCCGCGAGGCCGACATCGTGGCCCAGGCCGGCCGTGCCGGCATGATCACGATCGCGACCAATATGGCAGGCCGCGGCACCGACATCGTGCTGGGCGGCAACATCGAGAAGGCGCTGGCCGCCATCGAGAGCGACGAGTCGCTCGACGAAGCGACCAAGGAAAGCCGCGTGGCTGAGGTGCGCGCGCAGTGGACGCGCGACCACGAGAAGATCAAGGAGCTGGGTGGCCTGCGCATCATTGCGACCGAGCGCCACGAGTCGCGCCGCATCGACAACCAGTTGCGGGGCCGCTCGGGCCGCCAGGGCGACCCTGGCTCTTCGCGGTTCTACCTGAGCCTGGACGATTCGCTGATGCGCATCTTCGCCGGCGACCGCGTGAAGGCGATCATGGACCGCCTCAAGATGCCCGATGGCGAGGCCATCGAAGCGGGCATCGTCACGCGCAGCATCGAGTCGGCGCAGCGCAAGGTCGAGGCGCGCAACTTCGATGTCCGCAAGCAGCTGCTGGAGTACGACGACGTTTCCAACGACCAGCGCAAGGTGATCTACCAGCAGCGCAACGAGATTCTGGACGCGACCGACCTGTCCGGCCTGATCGCCAACATGCAGGAAGACTGCCTGACCGATCTGGTGCGCCAGTACGTGCCGGCCGAATCGGTCGAGGAGCAGTGGGACCTGCAGGCGCTCGAGAAGTCCCTGGCCGAGGATTGGCAGATCCAGTTGCCGCTGAAGCAGGAAGTGGACAGCGCGCACGCCATCACCGACGACGAGATCCTGGAAAAGGTGCTTACCGCAGGCAAGGCCGCCTTCCAGGCCAAGCTGGAGCTGGTGGGCCAGGAGAATTTCAACCAGTTCGAACGCGCGGTGCTGCTGCAGAGCTTCGACTCCAACTGGCGCGACCACCTGGCGGCCCTCGATTACCTGCGCCAGGGCATCCACCTGCGCGGCTACGCGCAAAAGCAGCCCAAGCAGGAATACAAGCGCGAGGCGTTCGAGCTGTTCCGCCAGCTCATCGACCAGGTCAAGAACGAAGTCACCAAGATCCTGATGACGGTGCAAGTGCAGTCGCCTGCCCAGCTGGACGAGGCTGCCGAGGCCCTGGAGAGCCGTGCCGAGAAGATCGCCAACGTGACCTACACCGCCCCCACCGAAACCGGTGAGGTGGAGGTCCGCTCCGAGGCGGCCATGGCGGCCGGTGCGCTCGCGGGCGAAGTGCCCCGTGTCGGCCGCAACGACCCATGCCCTTGCGGCAGCGGCAAGAAGTACAAGAGCTGCCACGGCCGTCTGGACTGA
- a CDS encoding M23 family metallopeptidase: protein MRRAARRNVVHLIITDARLARSRAIHLTGTRLMAAGLLVSFTIMLVAAMLYHWVFLKGAREGWPIVGSLVKLVAKDEMEERDRFMRANLDAMARKVGEMQARVMQLESLGERVLGLAGMPASELSRPPGQGGALVSGHPMDMQELERTLDDLAQLTDRRVDLMTVVESRLFDQHIRKHMVPTQAPVLGKLPGSAFGWRIDPITGHSALHTGLDFQADTGTPILAAAGGVVVAQEYHPAYGNMIEVDHGNQLVTRYAHASKTMVKRGDLVRRGQKIAEVGTTGRSTGPHLHFEVLVQGVPQDPQKFLMAGAQAPSTRVASAGPPQKADGQPVTPRR, encoded by the coding sequence ATGCGCCGCGCGGCGCGGAGAAATGTAGTGCACTTGATTATCACGGACGCCCGGCTGGCGCGAAGCCGGGCCATACACCTGACAGGGACACGGCTCATGGCGGCGGGCTTGCTGGTCTCGTTCACCATCATGCTGGTCGCGGCCATGCTCTACCACTGGGTCTTTCTCAAGGGCGCGCGGGAAGGCTGGCCCATCGTCGGGTCGCTGGTCAAGCTGGTGGCCAAGGACGAAATGGAAGAGCGCGACCGTTTCATGCGTGCCAACCTCGATGCCATGGCGCGCAAGGTCGGCGAGATGCAGGCTCGCGTCATGCAGCTGGAATCGCTGGGCGAGCGGGTGCTGGGGCTGGCGGGCATGCCGGCGTCGGAACTGTCGCGGCCGCCAGGGCAGGGCGGTGCGCTGGTGTCGGGCCACCCCATGGACATGCAGGAACTGGAGCGCACGCTGGACGACCTGGCCCAGCTCACGGACCGCCGGGTGGACCTGATGACGGTGGTGGAATCGCGGCTGTTCGACCAGCACATCCGAAAGCACATGGTGCCGACGCAGGCGCCGGTGCTGGGCAAGCTCCCCGGCTCGGCGTTCGGCTGGCGCATCGACCCCATCACGGGCCACTCCGCCCTGCACACGGGATTGGACTTCCAGGCGGACACGGGCACGCCCATCCTTGCGGCGGCCGGGGGCGTAGTGGTCGCGCAGGAATACCACCCCGCCTACGGCAACATGATCGAGGTGGACCACGGCAACCAGCTGGTCACCCGCTATGCGCATGCCTCCAAAACGATGGTCAAGCGCGGCGACCTCGTGCGCCGCGGCCAGAAGATCGCCGAGGTCGGCACGACGGGCCGCTCCACCGGCCCCCACCTGCATTTCGAGGTGCTGGTGCAGGGCGTTCCGCAGGATCCGCAAAAATTCCTGATGGCCGGAGCCCAGGCGCCCTCCACCCGCGTGGCCAGTGCCGGACCGCCCCAAAAGGCCGATGGCCAGCCCGTCACCCCGCGCAGGTAA
- a CDS encoding NUDIX domain-containing protein: MADPVAPVDARTHTDVAVGILLRADGAMLLSTRPVGKPYAGYWEFPGGKLEAGETVEEALRRELIEELGVTIGAASVWKVTEHDYPHALVRLHWCKVWEWQGDFEMREGQTMAWQQWPLQVSPVLPGAYPVLEWLAQERGETFDPSTINQL; encoded by the coding sequence ATGGCTGATCCCGTGGCCCCTGTCGACGCCAGAACGCACACCGACGTGGCGGTCGGCATCCTGCTGCGTGCGGATGGCGCCATGCTGCTGTCCACCCGGCCCGTGGGCAAGCCTTACGCCGGGTACTGGGAGTTCCCTGGCGGCAAGCTGGAGGCCGGGGAGACCGTGGAAGAGGCCTTGCGGCGCGAGTTGATCGAGGAGCTGGGCGTTACCATCGGTGCGGCATCCGTCTGGAAGGTGACGGAGCACGACTACCCCCACGCACTGGTTCGCTTGCACTGGTGCAAGGTCTGGGAATGGCAGGGCGACTTCGAAATGCGCGAGGGCCAGACCATGGCCTGGCAGCAGTGGCCCCTGCAGGTCTCGCCCGTATTGCCGGGCGCTTATCCCGTACTGGAGTGGCTGGCCCAGGAGCGGGGAGAGACCTTTGACCCTTCCACGATCAATCAGCTATAA
- a CDS encoding DNA gyrase inhibitor YacG has protein sequence MSRSQPRSPAPSNAKYVTCPACRGESLYGPSNPFRPFCSERCKQIDLGAWASEEFRVPTEPPTQDPDLGDGLPHIPPGAWEK, from the coding sequence ATGAGCCGTTCTCAGCCGCGTTCGCCGGCCCCCTCCAACGCCAAGTACGTGACGTGCCCGGCCTGCCGTGGCGAGAGCCTCTACGGCCCCAGCAATCCGTTCCGACCGTTTTGCAGCGAACGCTGCAAGCAGATCGACCTGGGGGCCTGGGCAAGCGAAGAATTCCGCGTGCCGACCGAACCACCGACCCAAGACCCCGACCTGGGCGACGGGCTTCCGCACATTCCGCCGGGCGCCTGGGAAAAATAG
- a CDS encoding ATP-binding protein, translating into MTATFEHLMLRAEQLISRIESVLPQTLTAPDWSRAIAWRYRKRSGGHGALEPVRHVGEMRLDDLKEIDAQKEKIQRNTQQFVEGRPANNVLLTGARGTGKSSLIKACLNTYAPQGLRLIEVDKADLTDLPDIVEIVADRPEKFIVYCDDLSFEEGEPGYKALKSILDGSVAASTPNVLVYATSNRRHLLPEYHKENLSYTHTEDGEVHPGEVVEEKISLSERFGLWVSFYPFSQDEYLAIVAQWFSFLGVADAEIAAARPQALVWALERGSRSGRVAYQFARDYAGRQHG; encoded by the coding sequence ATGACCGCCACCTTCGAACACCTGATGCTCCGTGCGGAGCAATTGATCTCCCGCATCGAATCGGTGCTGCCCCAGACCCTGACCGCACCGGACTGGTCCCGTGCCATCGCGTGGCGCTATCGCAAGCGCAGCGGCGGCCACGGTGCGCTGGAGCCCGTGCGCCATGTGGGGGAGATGCGTCTGGACGATCTGAAGGAAATCGACGCCCAGAAAGAAAAGATCCAGCGCAACACCCAGCAGTTCGTGGAAGGCCGGCCGGCCAACAACGTGCTGCTGACGGGCGCCCGCGGGACGGGCAAGTCCTCCCTCATCAAGGCGTGCCTCAATACCTATGCACCTCAGGGGCTGCGCCTGATCGAGGTGGACAAGGCCGATCTGACGGACCTGCCCGACATCGTGGAGATCGTGGCGGATCGGCCCGAGAAATTCATCGTCTACTGCGATGACCTGAGCTTTGAAGAGGGCGAGCCGGGGTACAAGGCGCTGAAGTCGATCCTCGACGGATCGGTGGCGGCTTCCACGCCCAACGTGCTGGTGTATGCCACCAGCAACCGGCGCCACCTGCTGCCCGAGTACCACAAGGAAAACCTGTCCTATACCCACACGGAGGATGGCGAGGTGCACCCGGGCGAGGTGGTGGAGGAAAAGATCTCGCTGTCCGAACGGTTCGGCCTGTGGGTCAGCTTCTACCCTTTTAGCCAGGACGAATACCTGGCCATCGTGGCGCAGTGGTTTTCCTTCCTGGGCGTCGCGGATGCGGAGATTGCCGCAGCGCGCCCCCAGGCGCTGGTCTGGGCATTGGAGCGCGGATCGCGCAGCGGCCGGGTCGCCTACCAGTTCGCGCGGGACTATGCGGGGCGCCAGCATGGCTGA
- a CDS encoding ABC transporter ATP-binding protein: MSPIAELAQVGKSFRSSDGTARSVLEGVDLVLQEGEIVALLGQSGSGKSTLLRILAGLVPVDAGDVRYRGQPLYGPARGIAMVFQSFALFPWLTVQQNVELGLEARGVAPAERSRRAAAAIELIGLSGFEGALPRELSGGMRQRVGIARALVVEPEVLLMDEAFSALDVLTGERLRDDILELWGSGSMPTRAMLIVSHNIEEAVLMADRVLIFASNPGRVRAELPIQLPRPRHPDSPEVRALIDEVYGLMTARQPGAGRPAAEPSRRPLADQLPAADVGRMEGLLERLSEAPFDGRADLPRMAEDAELADDELLVLAQALALLGFAQLADGDLHLTALGQRYVQAPNTVRQTLFGQQLLAHVPLAAHMRHSLEQDPAGELPEKPFLRLLHESLDEAQAEQVLRTVIEWGRYGEVFEYDFHTGLIHLPDGDAPQARPKATP, from the coding sequence ATGTCCCCCATTGCCGAGCTGGCCCAGGTGGGCAAGTCTTTTCGCTCCAGCGACGGCACCGCGCGTTCGGTGCTGGAGGGGGTCGATCTCGTGCTGCAGGAGGGCGAGATCGTGGCGCTGCTCGGGCAGTCGGGGTCGGGCAAGTCCACGCTGCTGCGCATCCTGGCGGGCCTGGTTCCGGTGGATGCCGGCGACGTTCGCTACCGGGGCCAGCCGCTGTACGGCCCGGCGCGCGGCATCGCCATGGTGTTTCAGTCGTTCGCGCTCTTTCCGTGGCTCACGGTGCAGCAGAACGTGGAGCTGGGCCTGGAGGCCCGGGGAGTGGCTCCCGCCGAACGATCACGGCGGGCCGCCGCCGCCATCGAACTGATCGGGCTGTCCGGGTTCGAAGGCGCATTGCCGCGCGAGCTGTCAGGCGGCATGCGCCAGCGCGTGGGCATTGCGCGCGCCCTGGTGGTGGAGCCCGAGGTGCTGCTGATGGACGAGGCCTTTTCGGCCCTCGATGTGCTGACGGGCGAACGGCTGCGCGACGACATTCTGGAGCTGTGGGGCAGCGGCAGCATGCCCACGCGCGCCATGCTCATCGTTTCGCACAACATCGAGGAGGCCGTGCTCATGGCCGACCGGGTGCTGATTTTCGCCAGCAATCCGGGCCGCGTGCGGGCCGAGCTGCCGATCCAACTGCCTCGCCCGCGCCACCCCGACAGCCCCGAGGTGCGGGCCCTCATCGACGAGGTCTACGGGCTCATGACGGCACGCCAGCCGGGCGCGGGCCGCCCGGCCGCCGAGCCGTCCCGCAGGCCCCTGGCCGACCAGTTGCCGGCCGCCGATGTCGGGCGGATGGAAGGGCTGCTCGAGCGGCTGTCCGAGGCGCCCTTCGACGGCCGGGCCGACCTGCCGCGCATGGCCGAAGACGCGGAACTGGCCGATGACGAACTGCTGGTTCTGGCCCAGGCGCTGGCCCTGCTGGGGTTTGCGCAGCTGGCCGACGGTGACTTGCACCTGACCGCGCTGGGCCAGCGCTACGTGCAGGCGCCCAACACCGTGCGGCAGACCCTGTTCGGCCAGCAGCTGCTCGCGCATGTTCCGCTGGCGGCCCACATGCGGCACAGCCTGGAGCAAGACCCTGCGGGCGAGCTGCCGGAAAAGCCGTTCCTGCGCCTGCTGCACGAAAGCCTGGACGAGGCCCAGGCCGAACAGGTGCTGCGCACGGTCATCGAATGGGGCCGCTATGGCGAAGTGTTCGAATACGATTTCCACACCGGACTGATCCACTTGCCCGATGGCGATGCCCCCCAGGCCAGGCCAAAAGCCACGCCCTAG
- a CDS encoding ABC transporter permease, translating to MIDKRFFPRQVVQATGNRWDWALLPLVLAVLFALAWGGSQMARPYQVGDVLPLSLDPWMLPYYLLRTTLRMFIALGASLIFACIFAALAAKYRTAERVMVPLLDILQSIPILGFLSITVTGFIALFPGNLFGVECAAIFAIFTSQAWNMAFSLYQSMRTVPAELREAAAVFQLSGWQRFWRLELPFAMPGLLWNMMMSMSGGWFFVVASEAISVSHQDIKLPGVGSYIALAIEARDLGAIGWAILGMLVGIVLYDQLFFRPLIAWADKFRFEEGGSEAQPTSWLLSWMRRTSQLKRVVALCGVPLEWSLTRLRRRHDGTSIRARPSAPHPALTRAGDALLAAAVMLAVIWLVRFIHSEVGWHEVGHVFVLGTYTLVRVAVLILLAAVVWVPVGVWIGMNPRWAGRLQAVAQFLAAFPANLMFPLAVVLIVRWHLDPNLWLAPLMVLGTQWYLLFNVIAGASNVPSELRYAAQNLGLSGWLRWKRYLLPAVFPSFVTGAITASGGSWNASIVAEYVTWGDTTLQADGLGSYIAHMTAIGDFPRIALGIGVMCVFVMGMNHFVWRRLYAMAENRMHS from the coding sequence ATGATCGACAAGCGGTTTTTCCCGCGGCAGGTGGTTCAGGCCACCGGCAACCGATGGGATTGGGCCCTCCTACCCCTGGTGCTGGCCGTGCTTTTCGCGCTGGCCTGGGGCGGCTCGCAGATGGCGCGGCCCTACCAAGTAGGTGACGTGCTGCCGCTGTCGCTCGACCCGTGGATGCTGCCCTACTACCTGCTGCGCACCACGCTGCGCATGTTCATCGCGCTGGGCGCCTCGCTGATATTCGCCTGCATCTTCGCGGCGCTGGCAGCCAAGTACCGCACGGCCGAGCGGGTGATGGTGCCGCTGCTGGACATCCTGCAGTCCATTCCGATCCTGGGCTTCCTGTCGATCACGGTGACCGGATTCATCGCGCTGTTCCCGGGCAACCTTTTCGGCGTCGAGTGCGCGGCCATTTTCGCCATCTTCACCTCGCAGGCCTGGAACATGGCGTTCAGCCTGTACCAGTCCATGCGCACGGTGCCGGCCGAACTCCGCGAAGCCGCCGCGGTGTTCCAGCTCTCGGGCTGGCAGCGTTTTTGGCGGCTGGAGCTTCCCTTCGCCATGCCCGGGTTGCTGTGGAACATGATGATGTCCATGTCCGGCGGCTGGTTCTTCGTGGTGGCGTCGGAGGCGATCTCCGTGTCGCACCAGGACATCAAGCTGCCGGGCGTGGGTTCGTACATCGCCCTGGCCATCGAGGCGCGGGACCTGGGGGCGATCGGCTGGGCGATCCTGGGCATGCTGGTAGGCATCGTGCTGTACGACCAGCTTTTCTTTCGTCCGCTGATCGCCTGGGCCGACAAGTTCCGGTTCGAGGAGGGCGGCAGCGAAGCCCAGCCGACGTCCTGGCTGCTGTCCTGGATGCGCCGCACTTCGCAACTCAAGCGGGTGGTGGCCTTGTGCGGGGTGCCTTTGGAATGGTCGCTCACGCGGCTGCGGCGGCGCCACGACGGCACTTCGATTCGGGCCCGGCCATCCGCCCCCCATCCCGCCCTGACGCGCGCGGGCGATGCCTTGCTGGCGGCGGCGGTGATGCTGGCGGTGATCTGGCTGGTGCGCTTCATCCACAGCGAAGTGGGCTGGCACGAGGTGGGGCATGTTTTCGTGCTGGGCACCTACACGCTGGTGCGCGTGGCCGTGCTGATCCTGCTGGCGGCGGTGGTCTGGGTGCCGGTGGGCGTGTGGATCGGCATGAATCCCCGGTGGGCGGGGCGGTTGCAGGCCGTGGCGCAGTTCCTGGCCGCCTTTCCGGCGAACCTGATGTTCCCCCTGGCCGTGGTGCTGATCGTGCGCTGGCACCTCGATCCGAACCTCTGGCTGGCACCGCTGATGGTGTTGGGCACGCAGTGGTATCTGCTGTTCAACGTGATCGCCGGCGCCTCCAACGTGCCTTCGGAGTTGCGCTATGCCGCACAGAACCTGGGACTGTCGGGCTGGCTGCGCTGGAAGCGCTATCTGCTGCCGGCGGTGTTTCCCAGCTTCGTCACCGGTGCGATCACGGCCAGCGGCGGCTCGTGGAATGCGAGCATCGTGGCCGAATACGTGACCTGGGGTGACACCACGTTGCAGGCCGATGGCCTGGGCAGCTACATCGCCCACATGACGGCGATCGGCGACTTTCCCCGCATCGCGCTGGGCATCGGCGTGATGTGCGTCTTCGTCATGGGCATGAACCATTTCGTGTGGCGGCGCCTCTACGCGATGGCCGAAAACCGCATGCACTCCTGA
- the argJ gene encoding bifunctional glutamate N-acetyltransferase/amino-acid acetyltransferase ArgJ, whose protein sequence is MPVNLIAPNPADLHPVPGVRLGVAMAGVRKANRRDLTVLLIDEGATVAGVFTQNRFCAAPVQVCREHLAGAQAIRAIVVNTGNANAGTGAEGLARARSTCQAAAGLLGLSPSQVLPFSTGVIMEPLPVDRIEAGLPAAIADAQPGHWAQAAEGIMTTDTLPKAFSRQVQIGGTTVTVTGISKGAGMIRPNMATMLGFLATDARIEPALLQPLLRELADRSFNRVTIDGDTSTNDSFVAIATQQAAHAPIVSLDSAEGQALKAAMLDVAQKLAQAIVRDGEGATKFITVRVEGGKTAEECKLVAYAIAHSPLVKTAFFASDPNLGRILAAVGYAGITDLDQTLIELHLDDVHVVTKGGRNPSYREEDGQRVMKQSEITVRVGLGRGDAAETVWTCDFSHEYVTINADYRS, encoded by the coding sequence ATGCCCGTGAACCTGATTGCGCCGAATCCCGCTGACCTGCATCCCGTGCCTGGCGTGCGCCTGGGCGTGGCCATGGCTGGGGTGCGCAAGGCCAATCGCCGCGACCTCACGGTGCTGCTGATCGACGAAGGCGCGACCGTGGCCGGCGTGTTCACGCAGAACCGCTTCTGCGCGGCCCCCGTGCAGGTCTGCCGCGAGCACCTGGCGGGCGCCCAGGCCATCCGCGCCATCGTGGTCAATACCGGCAATGCCAATGCGGGCACGGGCGCCGAGGGGCTGGCGCGCGCACGGTCCACCTGCCAGGCTGCGGCCGGCTTGCTGGGTTTGTCGCCTTCGCAGGTGCTGCCGTTTTCCACCGGGGTGATCATGGAGCCGCTGCCCGTCGACCGCATCGAAGCCGGCCTGCCCGCTGCCATCGCGGACGCGCAGCCCGGCCATTGGGCGCAGGCAGCCGAAGGCATCATGACCACCGATACGCTGCCCAAGGCCTTCAGCCGGCAGGTGCAGATCGGCGGCACCACCGTGACGGTGACGGGCATCAGCAAGGGCGCGGGCATGATCCGCCCCAACATGGCCACCATGCTGGGCTTTCTGGCCACGGATGCGCGCATCGAACCCGCGCTGTTGCAGCCGTTGCTGCGCGAACTGGCCGACCGTTCGTTCAACCGGGTGACGATCGACGGCGACACCTCCACCAACGATTCGTTCGTGGCCATCGCCACCCAGCAGGCCGCGCATGCGCCCATCGTGTCGCTGGACAGCGCCGAGGGCCAGGCGCTCAAGGCCGCGATGCTGGACGTCGCGCAGAAGCTGGCACAGGCCATCGTTCGCGACGGCGAGGGCGCCACGAAGTTCATCACCGTCCGCGTCGAGGGCGGCAAGACGGCGGAAGAATGCAAGCTGGTGGCGTACGCCATCGCGCATTCGCCGCTCGTCAAGACGGCCTTCTTCGCCAGCGACCCCAATCTGGGCCGCATCCTGGCGGCGGTGGGCTATGCCGGCATCACCGATCTCGACCAGACCCTCATCGAGCTGCACCTGGACGATGTGCATGTGGTGACGAAGGGCGGACGCAACCCCAGCTACCGCGAGGAAGACGGCCAGCGCGTGATGAAGCAAAGCGAGATCACCGTGCGCGTGGGCCTGGGCCGTGGAGATGCCGCGGAAACGGTGTGGACCTGCGATTTCAGCCACGAGTACGTGACGATCAACGCCGACTACCGTTCCTGA
- the zapD gene encoding cell division protein ZapD, whose amino-acid sequence MILYEYPFNERLRTYLRLEQLFRRLGELIPRQHPLDHHYALVTVFEIMDVAARADLKSDVLKDLEKQKHQLDGYRGNPSISEAVLDGIIAQLDRCFAGLNAQTGKAGQALAENDWLMSIRSRVGIPGGTCGFDLPAYYAWQHHAPQQRQQDLEAWATTLAPLAESLYVLLKLLRDSGVPQKVAADHGQFQQTLPQGRTFQLLRLRIDPSLDLIPEISGNRLIVSVRLMRQHDDGKLHAANEDAAFELTLCA is encoded by the coding sequence GTGATCCTTTACGAATATCCCTTCAACGAACGACTGAGAACCTACCTGCGGCTCGAGCAGCTGTTTCGCCGCCTGGGTGAGTTGATTCCGCGCCAGCATCCCCTGGACCACCACTACGCGTTGGTGACGGTCTTCGAAATCATGGATGTCGCGGCGCGCGCCGATCTCAAGTCGGATGTGCTCAAGGATCTGGAAAAGCAGAAGCACCAGCTGGATGGTTACCGGGGCAACCCTTCGATTTCCGAAGCGGTTCTGGACGGCATCATCGCGCAGCTCGATCGGTGCTTTGCCGGGTTGAATGCGCAGACGGGCAAGGCAGGGCAGGCCCTGGCGGAAAACGACTGGCTGATGAGCATCCGCAGCCGGGTGGGCATTCCCGGGGGAACCTGCGGCTTCGATCTGCCGGCCTACTACGCCTGGCAGCACCATGCCCCCCAGCAGCGCCAGCAGGATCTGGAAGCCTGGGCGACCACCCTCGCCCCCCTGGCGGAGTCGTTGTACGTCCTCCTGAAGCTGCTGCGTGATTCGGGCGTGCCCCAGAAGGTGGCCGCGGACCATGGGCAGTTCCAGCAGACCCTGCCCCAGGGCCGCACCTTCCAACTGCTGCGCCTTCGCATCGATCCTTCCCTGGACCTGATCCCGGAGATCAGCGGCAACCGCCTGATCGTCTCCGTGCGGCTGATGCGCCAGCATGATGACGGCAAGCTGCATGCCGCCAACGAAGATGCCGCGTTCGAACTGACCTTGTGCGCCTGA